From Motacilla alba alba isolate MOTALB_02 chromosome 20, Motacilla_alba_V1.0_pri, whole genome shotgun sequence, the proteins below share one genomic window:
- the PFDN4 gene encoding prefoldin subunit 4, translating into MAATMKKAAAEDVNVTFEDQQKINKFARNTSRITELKEEIEVKKKQLQNLEDACDDIMLLDDADSHLIPYQIGDVFISHSLEETQEMLEEAKRSLQEEIEALESRVESIQSVLSDLKVQLYAKFGNNINLEAEDS; encoded by the exons ATGGCCGCCACCATGAAGAAGGCG GCTGCGGAAGATGTCAATGTCACCTTTGAAGATCAGCAGAAAATTAACAAGTTTGCAAGAAACACCAGCAGGATCACAGAGCTGAAAGAAGAGATAGAAGTGAAAAAG aagcagctgcagaaccTGGAGGACGCCTGTGACGACATCATGCTGCTGGATGATGCTGACTCCCACCTGATCCCCTACCAGATTGGGGACGTCTTCATCAGCCACTCCCTGGAGGAGAcccaggagatgctggaggAGGCCAAG aggaGTCTACAGGAGGAGATTGAGGCGCTGGAATCCCGAGTGGAGTCAATCCAGAGCGTGCTGTCTGACCTCAAAGTTCAGCTCTATGCAAAGTTTGGAAATAACATAAATCTGGAGGCTGAGGACAGTTAA